In the Rhizobium sp. Pop5 genome, one interval contains:
- a CDS encoding ABC transporter permease, with product MGEGCAAALPANAFNWIAIWRRNYLAWKKVALASIVGSLADPMIYLFGLGLGLGIIVGRVDGTTYVAFLAGGMVATSAMTSATFETIYAAFTRMHAQRTWEAMLYTQMTLGDIILGELAWAASKAFLAGTGIIIVATVLGYATWPSVLYVLPVIMLTGFAFASLAMVVTALAPSYEYFIFYQTLVLTPMLFLCGAVFPITQLPPTFQQVAQFLPLAHAIDLIRPAMLGRPASSMGLHIGALCIYAILSFFLSAALLRRRLMS from the coding sequence ATGGGTGAAGGTTGTGCCGCGGCTCTGCCCGCCAACGCTTTTAACTGGATTGCGATATGGCGACGCAACTATCTGGCATGGAAGAAAGTAGCACTTGCGTCAATTGTTGGAAGTCTGGCCGATCCTATGATCTACCTGTTTGGCCTCGGCCTTGGTCTCGGAATTATTGTGGGTCGCGTTGACGGCACAACCTACGTTGCGTTCTTGGCGGGCGGCATGGTGGCGACAAGCGCGATGACCTCTGCGACGTTCGAAACGATTTACGCGGCTTTTACGCGAATGCACGCCCAACGCACCTGGGAAGCCATGCTCTACACACAAATGACACTCGGGGACATCATCCTGGGTGAGTTGGCATGGGCAGCGAGCAAGGCATTTCTTGCCGGTACGGGAATCATAATTGTCGCCACCGTGCTAGGCTATGCGACGTGGCCGTCAGTCCTCTATGTGTTGCCAGTTATCATGCTCACTGGATTTGCATTCGCGAGCTTGGCGATGGTAGTCACGGCACTTGCGCCCAGTTACGAGTATTTCATTTTTTACCAGACGCTCGTCCTCACACCAATGCTGTTCTTGTGCGGCGCGGTGTTTCCAATCACGCAACTGCCCCCGACCTTTCAGCAGGTAGCGCAGTTCTTGCCTCTAGCGCATGCGATCGACCTCATACGCCCGGCAATGCTTGGGCGTCCCGCGAGCAGCATGGGCCTGCATATAGGCGCGCTTTGCATCTACGCGATTTTGTCGTTCTTCCTGTCGGCAGCGCTGTTGC
- the nodI gene encoding nodulation factor ABC transporter ATP-binding protein NodI: MFMPAIDFSDVSKTYGDKAVVNALSFRVSPGECFGLLGPNGAGKSTIARMILGMASPDAGKITVLGVPVPAQARLARKGIGVVPQFDNLEPEFTVRENLLVYGRYFGMNTRRVEAVMPSLLEFARLESKVNARVSELSGGMKRRLTLARALINDPQLLVMDEPTTGLDPHARHLIWERLRSLLTRGKTIILTTHFMEEAERLCDRLCVLERGRSIAEGRPHDLIDELIGCEVIEIYGGDPHELESLVGPYADRIEISGETLFCYVSDPEQVRVRLRERAGLRILQRPPNLEDVFLRLTGREMEK, translated from the coding sequence ATGTTCATGCCCGCAATAGATTTTTCCGACGTAAGCAAGACATATGGCGACAAGGCCGTGGTCAACGCGCTATCGTTCCGTGTTTCCCCGGGGGAATGCTTCGGGCTGCTTGGACCGAACGGCGCGGGCAAGAGCACGATCGCACGTATGATCCTTGGCATGGCATCCCCTGATGCGGGGAAGATTACTGTGCTCGGCGTGCCGGTACCTGCCCAGGCTCGTTTGGCGCGCAAGGGTATCGGCGTGGTGCCGCAATTCGACAACCTTGAGCCCGAATTCACTGTGCGCGAGAATCTGCTGGTCTACGGCCGCTACTTCGGCATGAATACACGCAGAGTAGAAGCGGTCATGCCGTCGCTCCTTGAGTTTGCACGCCTAGAGAGCAAGGTGAATGCGCGTGTGTCTGAACTTTCAGGCGGCATGAAGCGGCGCCTGACGCTAGCGCGTGCGTTGATCAATGACCCGCAGCTACTTGTCATGGACGAGCCGACCACCGGTCTCGACCCACACGCGCGCCACCTGATCTGGGAGCGCCTGCGTTCCCTGCTTACGCGCGGCAAAACGATCATCTTGACCACCCATTTCATGGAAGAGGCCGAACGGTTATGCGATCGACTCTGCGTACTCGAAAGAGGTCGCAGCATTGCCGAAGGGCGTCCGCATGACCTGATCGATGAACTGATCGGGTGCGAAGTCATTGAGATCTACGGCGGCGATCCGCATGAATTGGAATCGCTGGTCGGGCCATATGCCGATCGCATCGAAATTAGCGGCGAGACCCTTTTTTGCTATGTGTCCGACCCGGAGCAGGTGCGTGTGCGGTTACGGGAGCGCGCGGGCTTGCGTATTCTGCAGCGTCCGCCGAATCTTGAGGATGTGTTTTTGCGGTTGACCGGGCGCGAGATGGAGAAGTGA